The Amblyraja radiata isolate CabotCenter1 unplaced genomic scaffold, sAmbRad1.1.pri S103, whole genome shotgun sequence genome segment cccaatcagtaccccgttcctgtcttctcccctgactccgctatctttaagagccctatctagctctctcttgaaagcatccagagaaccggcctccaccgccctctgaggcagagaattccacagactcaagttcaagtgagtttattgtcatgtgtccctgtataggacaatgaaagggGGACAAAttactgtgagaaaaaatgtttcctcctctctgttctatttggccgaccccttattcttaaactgtggcccctggttctggactcccccaacatcgggaacatgtttcctgcctctagcgtgtccaaaccctttacaatcttatatgttttaatgagataccctctcatccttctaaactccacagagtgtacaagcccagccgctccattctctcaacatatgacagtcccgccttcccgggaattaacctggtgaacctacgctgggctccctcaatagcaagaatgtccttcctcaaattaagggaaccaaacctgcacacaatactccaggtgtggtctcactagggccctgtacaactgcagaaggacctctttgctcctatactcaactcctcttgttatgaaggccaacaggccaaaactgcacacaatactccaggtgtggtctcaccagggccctgtgcaactgcagaaggacctctttgctcctagactcaactcctcctgttatgaaggccaacaggccaaaactgcacacaatactccaggaaagAGAGGATTTTCGGGCCCAGGTGAGCCAGAGGCAGGGCGTACAACACGGCTGCTCTTCAACTTACGATGGGGTTTACGTTGCGATAAACGCATCGTAAATGGAAAATCTCGCAGGTGGGAAATGCATTTAGTACACCTAACCTACCAAAAGATTGTCTATCTTCTGCTAAGTCTGGTTTAGTGGACAGTGTTGTTCAGGACCACATCCAGCTGCTTCTTCTTGTCATTATATATTTCTCTATAACAGGCGAGAGCCTCCTGTATCTGCCTGTCAGTGTTGGCCACTCTCTGGTCATTGGAGTCCATGTCTGCCAACATCTCCACGCCGTCGCTGATGGCGGCAAAGGCGGCCGCCAGCTTCTCCGCGGCGAAGGTTTTCGGTGCCTGGGGAGCAACGTCTTCTTCCTCCGTCTCCGCTTCTTCGCCCCTGTCTTCCTCCAGCCGGATCAGCTCCTCGTTGGAAAGCTCCTCGGCCTCGAGGCCCACCAGCCGACGGACGTCATCTTCGTCGATGTCCAGTTCCAGCCGTCTGCCGAGCACGAGTATCTTGCCACGGACGATGCCGTCGACAGCAGAGTCTGCGGCCGTGTGGGCGTGCGTCGGGAGGACTTGTTTCCAGGCGCCCTTCATGCATTGCTGCGTGACTTCCTCCCACGCCGCCGCGATGTTGCGGATAGCGCTCGCGATGTTGAACTCTCTCCAAAACTCTCGCAGAGTCTGGCCGGATTGGGTGACTTCCACAGCCTGCGCAAACATCTGGCCAACATAGTAGGCTTTGAAGGCAGCGATCACCCCTTGGCCCATGGGTTGAATGAGCGCGGTGGTGTACGGTGGCAGATACACAACCTTGACGTTGGGGTGCAGGTCGCCGATATGTGGCGGGTGGCCGGGACCATTATCCAAGACCAGAAGGAGTTTGAACGGGACGTGGTTTTGCCGACAATATTCCCGTGCCTGAGGAACGAAACAGTTTACAAACCAGCCTTCGAACATCACCGATGTCATCCAGGCTTTCCTGTTATGTCGATAATAGACGGGAAGCAAATGCTTGCTGACGTTCTTCAACGCTCGAGGGTTCTCCGAGTGGTAGATTAGTAACGGCTTTAACTTGAAGCCGGAAACGTTCCCACCCAGAAGCAACGTTACACAGTCTGTGCACGCCTTGAATCCCGCCGTTGTCCTCGACTCTTGGTGGATG includes the following:
- the LOC116969081 gene encoding tigger transposable element-derived protein 1-like isoform X2, with protein sequence MIDGDLLEVTLDENHNLWKVLQAMRCPPHEKMQTLLQIEKLESKLAKLRGRDCAEKRRKRKLDRSDSLPLAEEEDEEGLEPGEVKRPKEEGVRGKGEAELPAHDVEVSRSSVTHNGVEARRKAITLEMKLKIIAQREGGKLVKTIAREFGLSHSTISTIFKDKKRISDAVKSSASVRSTIISMKRAGPLDDMERLLVAWMEDQIQKGLPLRPLSIQDKARSLFHTLKQRAHGPTYTHVFTATPGWFKRFKRRHNFHHVRFNGQAAGADNRSAAAFKEELHGIIADEKYLPEQIFNVDETGLFWKRMPERTYIHQESRTTAGFKACTDCVTLLLGGNVSGFKLKPLLIYHSENPRALKNVSKHLLPVYYRHNRKAWMTSVMFEGWFVNCFVPQAREYCRQNHVPFKLLLVLDNGPGHPPHIGDLHPNVKVVYLPPYTTALIQPMGQGVIAAFKAYYVGQMFAQAVEVTQSGQTLREFWREFNIASAIRNIAAAWEEVTQQCMKGAWKQVLPTHAHTAADSAVDGIVRGKILVLGRRLELDIDEDDVRRLVGLEAEELSNEELIRLEEDRGEEAETEEEDVAPQAPKTFAAEKLAAAFAAISDGVEMLADMDSNDQRVANTDRQIQEALACYREIYNDKKKQLDVVLNNTVH
- the LOC116969081 gene encoding tigger transposable element-derived protein 1-like isoform X3, which translates into the protein MQTLLQIEKLESKLAKLRGRDCAEKRRKRKLDRSDSLPLAEEEDEEGLEPGEVKRPKEEGVRGKGEAELPAHDVEVSRSSVTHNGVEARRKAITLEMKLKIIAQREGGKLVKTIAREFGLSHSTISTIFKDKKRISDAVKSSASVRSTIISMKRAGPLDDMERLLVAWMEDQIQKGLPLRPLSIQDKARSLFHTLKQRAHGPTYTHVFTATPGWFKRFKRRHNFHHVRFNGQAAGADNRSAAAFKEELHGIIADEKYLPEQIFNVDETGLFWKRMPERTYIHQESRTTAGFKACTDCVTLLLGGNVSGFKLKPLLIYHSENPRALKNVSKHLLPVYYRHNRKAWMTSVMFEGWFVNCFVPQAREYCRQNHVPFKLLLVLDNGPGHPPHIGDLHPNVKVVYLPPYTTALIQPMGQGVIAAFKAYYVGQMFAQAVEVTQSGQTLREFWREFNIASAIRNIAAAWEEVTQQCMKGAWKQVLPTHAHTAADSAVDGIVRGKILVLGRRLELDIDEDDVRRLVGLEAEELSNEELIRLEEDRGEEAETEEEDVAPQAPKTFAAEKLAAAFAAISDGVEMLADMDSNDQRVANTDRQIQEALACYREIYNDKKKQLDVVLNNTVH